Proteins encoded in a region of the Pseudomonas sp. GOM7 genome:
- a CDS encoding threonine/serine dehydratase: MLDHPTIADILEARKRLAPHIRHTPLLRAEKIEKAVACQLYLKPETLQITGAFKIRGALNKTLSLPRETIANGIIATSSGNHAQGLAYAARMLGVKAILVLPVTTPKIKIANTQALGAEVILFDGDTAARWKRVYEIAEENGYMPVHAFEDPLVMAGQGTIGCEILEDLQDVDTVIVPMGGGGLISGIATAIKETRASVRVVGAEPALTPKYYHSRLNKQRTTLPLLNTIADGLRISVPGQNPYPIIERYVDEIVLVEDEHIVQGMRALAKDAKLIAEPAASIGIGALLAGTLKVRPDEKVCVVLTGGNWDLCDLAEVYQDRG, translated from the coding sequence ATGCTCGACCATCCCACCATCGCGGACATTCTAGAGGCCCGAAAACGGCTCGCACCGCATATCCGGCATACGCCCTTGTTGCGCGCCGAGAAGATAGAAAAGGCTGTCGCTTGCCAGCTCTACCTGAAGCCCGAAACCTTGCAGATCACCGGCGCCTTCAAGATTCGCGGCGCGTTGAACAAGACGCTCTCGCTGCCGCGAGAGACGATCGCCAACGGCATCATCGCCACCTCGTCCGGTAACCATGCCCAGGGGCTTGCCTACGCCGCCCGCATGCTGGGAGTGAAAGCCATTCTGGTGCTGCCGGTAACCACCCCGAAGATCAAGATCGCCAACACCCAGGCGCTCGGTGCCGAGGTCATCCTCTTCGATGGCGACACTGCCGCGCGCTGGAAGCGGGTATACGAAATCGCCGAGGAAAACGGCTACATGCCCGTCCATGCCTTCGAGGATCCGCTGGTGATGGCCGGCCAGGGCACCATCGGTTGCGAGATTCTGGAAGACCTGCAGGACGTGGACACCGTAATCGTTCCCATGGGCGGCGGCGGCCTGATTTCCGGCATCGCCACCGCCATCAAGGAAACCCGAGCGTCGGTGCGGGTCGTCGGTGCCGAGCCGGCATTGACTCCCAAGTACTACCACAGCCGCCTGAACAAGCAGCGCACCACGCTGCCCTTGCTCAACACCATTGCCGACGGCTTGCGCATCAGTGTGCCGGGGCAAAACCCTTACCCGATCATCGAACGTTATGTCGACGAGATCGTCCTGGTCGAGGACGAGCACATCGTCCAGGGCATGCGCGCCCTGGCCAAGGACGCCAAGCTGATCGCCGAACCCGCCGCCTCCATCGGCATTGGCGCGCTGCTGGCCGGTACGCTGAAGGTTCGCCCGGATGAAAAGGTCTGTGTGGTCCTGACCGGCGGCAACTGGGATCTGTGTGACCTGGCCGAGGTCTACCAGGATCGCGGCTAG
- a CDS encoding aldehyde dehydrogenase family protein, whose amino-acid sequence MNSFDPNGVSVRSAHFIGGRYRNGLPGLEVSRPSDGQPYAQLPIADAALVDEAVENAWQAFRQSDWASRPPRERCRVLRRWADLIEADAATLAPLEAVGSTRPHKDVLAWDIPYVAEVLRFFAELADKHGGQVAATQHDRLGMQIAEPYGVIGAIAPWNFPLSMANWKVAPALAAGNAVVLKPSELTPFSILRYAELGVQAGLPPGIFNVVQGDGRLTGDALCRHPRISKVTFTGSTATGSSIMSTCAKYGPKPVTLELGGKSPQLVFADIADLPKTARSVAMAVTGNAGQVCVSGSRLIIERSILEPFVECLQQHFRELRPGPTWSAQTSLAPIISRQQAERIDAIVQRSRQAGAEVLAGGGSIDGLGGAYYQPTLLGVTASDNPAVLEEIFGPVLTIQTFDDEQQALQLAEHPTYGLAAGVHTADLNRALRLIRGLEVGTVWVNRYGRSDDHILPTGGYKRSGIGKDLGSEAFTANLRHKSVLIDIG is encoded by the coding sequence ATGAACAGCTTCGACCCGAACGGTGTGTCCGTGCGCAGTGCCCATTTCATTGGCGGCCGTTACCGCAACGGCCTGCCGGGGCTGGAAGTGTCGCGCCCCTCCGATGGCCAACCCTACGCGCAACTGCCCATCGCCGATGCGGCGCTGGTGGACGAGGCGGTGGAGAACGCCTGGCAGGCGTTCCGCCAGAGTGACTGGGCCAGCCGCCCACCACGTGAGCGCTGCCGTGTGCTGCGCCGCTGGGCCGACCTGATCGAGGCCGATGCCGCGACCCTGGCGCCGCTGGAGGCGGTCGGCTCGACCCGTCCGCACAAGGATGTACTGGCCTGGGACATCCCCTATGTGGCCGAGGTGCTGCGCTTTTTCGCCGAGCTGGCCGACAAGCACGGCGGCCAGGTGGCGGCCACCCAGCATGACCGCCTGGGCATGCAGATCGCCGAGCCTTACGGGGTGATCGGTGCCATCGCGCCGTGGAATTTCCCGTTGAGCATGGCCAACTGGAAGGTGGCGCCGGCCCTGGCGGCGGGCAACGCGGTGGTGCTCAAGCCCTCGGAACTCACCCCGTTCTCCATCCTGCGCTACGCCGAGCTGGGGGTGCAGGCGGGCCTGCCGCCAGGCATCTTCAACGTGGTGCAGGGCGACGGGCGCCTGACCGGCGATGCCCTGTGCCGCCACCCGCGCATCAGCAAGGTGACCTTCACCGGCTCCACGGCCACCGGCTCCAGCATCATGTCGACCTGCGCCAAGTACGGCCCCAAGCCGGTAACCCTGGAGCTGGGCGGCAAGAGCCCGCAACTGGTGTTCGCCGATATTGCCGATTTGCCCAAGACCGCGCGTAGCGTGGCCATGGCCGTCACCGGCAACGCCGGCCAGGTGTGCGTATCGGGCTCGCGGCTGATCATCGAGCGCAGCATTCTCGAACCTTTCGTCGAATGCCTGCAGCAGCATTTCCGCGAGTTGCGCCCTGGCCCGACCTGGTCGGCGCAGACCAGCCTGGCGCCGATCATTTCCCGGCAGCAGGCCGAGCGTATCGACGCCATCGTGCAGCGCTCGCGTCAGGCCGGTGCCGAGGTGCTCGCAGGTGGCGGGAGCATCGACGGCCTTGGCGGCGCCTATTATCAGCCCACCTTGCTCGGCGTGACGGCCAGCGACAACCCGGCCGTGCTGGAAGAGATCTTCGGCCCGGTGCTGACCATCCAGACCTTCGATGACGAGCAGCAGGCCCTGCAACTGGCCGAGCACCCCACCTACGGGTTGGCAGCGGGCGTGCACACCGCCGACCTCAACCGCGCCCTGCGCCTGATTCGTGGCCTGGAGGTGGGCACGGTGTGGGTCAACCGTTACGGGCGCAGCGACGACCACATTCTGCCCACCGGCGGCTACAAGCGTTCCGGCATCGGCAAGGATCTGGGCAGCGAGGC